DNA sequence from the Sphingomonas bisphenolicum genome:
TGCCCGACGTCAGTAGCCTGTGGGCGGCCGGGTGGGGGTGTGGGCCGGTGCGGCACCAGAACGCGCTCTTTCGCGCGTTCTGGCGAAGGAGCGCGATAATGGCGCTCGGGCCACGCCTGGACATTCGCCAGAGCCAGTCGCTCGTCATGACGCCCCAGCTCCAGCAGGCGATCAAGCTGCTGGCGCTGTCCAATCTGGAGATCGAGGCGTTCGTCGCAGGCGAGCTGGAAAAAAACCCGCTGCTCGAATCGGGCGGCGGCGAAGACGCGGCCACCGCCCCCGACGGCATCGACCGTAGCGTGGACGCCCCCACGCTTTCCGCCGAAACGGGCGCCACCGACGATCTGATCGCACAGGGGCTGGGCGGCGCCGACAGCCCGCTCGACGTCGATCATGGCGCAGACAGCTTCATCGACGACGGACCGGGAGACCGCATGGCCGACGCGCATGGCGCCAGCGGCGGCGGCATGGACGCGCTGTCGGGCGGCTATAGCGAAGATGCACCCGACTTCGACAGTTTCGCCGCGCCCGACATCGGCCTGCAGGAACATCTGATGGGGCAGGCCCGCGCCGCCTTGTCAGGCATGGACCTGTTCATCGCCACCCAGTTGATCGGCCAGATCAGCGAGGCCGGCTATCTGGAGGCCAACCTCCTGCAAACCGCCCACGGGCTGGGCGTTCCGCTCTTCGACGTCGAACGCGTGCTGGGCGTCATCCACAGATTCGATCCCACCGGCGTCGGCGCCCGCTCCCTGTCCGAATGCCTCGCGCTACAGGCGAAGGAAGCCGACCGCTACGATCCCTGCATGGCCCGCCTGCTCGCCAATCTCGACTTGCTCGCCAAGGGCGCGCTGCCCCAGTTGCGCCGCATCTGCGGCGTGGACGAAGAGGATATGGCCGACATGATCGCGGAGTTGCGCGGTTACGATCCCAAGCCCGGCCTGCGCTTCGCCGATGATCGCGCCGCCCCGGTCACGCCCGACCTGTTCGTGCGCCCGGCCAAGGACGGCTGGGCCATCGAGATCAACAGCGCCACCCTGCCCCGCCTGCTCGTCAACCGCAGCTATTATGTCGAACTGGCCACCGGCCCGCAGGACAAGAGCGCCAAGGCCTGGCTGGCCGACTGCCTCGCCAGCGCCAACTGGCTGGTCAAGGCGCTGGACCAGCGGCAGAAGACGATCATCAAGGTGGCGAGCGAGATCGTGCGCAGCCAGGAGGCATTTTTCCAGCAGGGCGTCGCGCACCTCAAGCCCCTGACGCTGCGCGCGGTGGCCGACACGATCGGCATGCACGAAAGCACCGTCAGCCGCGTGACCTCCAACAAATATCTGTCCTGCCCGCGCGGCCTCTACGAACTGAAATATTTCTTCACCAGCGGCGTGTCGTCATCGGGCGGCGATGGCGGTTCCGTCTCCGCCGAAGCGGTCAAGAGCCACATCAAGGCGTTGATCGGCGCCGAAGACCCGCAGGCGATCCTGTCCGACGACACGCTGGTCGACCTGCTCCGCGCCAAGGGCATGGACATAGCCCGCCGCACCGTGGCCAAATATCGCGAGGCGCTGGGGATCGGCTCGTCGGTGCAGAGGCGGCGACAGAAGGCGCTGAAGGGGAAGGCGGCATAGGGCGCGTTTGCGCGGAGCCGTTGGCTGCGAGTTAATCGACGACGGTTGGCGGCCGATTTGGGTGGTTTGCGGAATGGCAGTTTCTGAGCGAAAATGCAGATTTGCTGACGTTCAATACCCGAGCTACGATGACGTGATGCGCGAACCAGACATACGAACTGACGGATGGTGTCTTGAGAATGGAGAGGCCTACCATAGAGCAGCGCCAGAAACCTTTTGCATACCCGAGCGATTAAGCCGCGAAGCCCTTCAACCCGGCGACTTGGTAAAGCTCATATTTCGGATCAGCATCGACGATCCAGATGAGCCGGAAGCGGTAGAGCGAATGTGGGTTCTCGTTAGAGAGCGGATAAAAGGCGGAGGATATCTCGGCATCCTCGATAACGATCCTTATGCAGTCGCTGAGAACGACGAGTTTTGGAGTGGGATCGAATTACCGTTTTGGCCGCATCACATAATCGACATCCAGCAGCGTGACGAAAACACTCTTTCGCTTGCTTGCGAAGAGCCGAAGAGGCGTTGGCTCTAAGGGCTGTGGGGATTTAGGATTCCCCTTTTGCTGGAGTTGTGATTCACACTCTGGATGGATCGCTTTGTACTGACGGACGCCCAATGGGCGCAGATGGAACCGCACTGTCTGGGCAAGATCACCGACCCCGGACGCAGCGGCAGAAACAACCGGCTGTTCGTGGAGGCAGTGCTGTGGATTGTCCGCACTGGAAGTCCATGGCGCGACCTACCGGCGATGTTCGGCAATTGGAGCACGGCATTCCGCCGATTTCGCGATTGGCGGGAAGCCGATGTTTTCAAGCGGATTTTCGATGCTCTGTCGGATGAACCCGACATGGAATACGCCATGATCGATGCCACCATCGTCAAGGTTCACCGGCACGGCCAGGGCGCAAAAGGGGGACTCAGAGCCAGGCCATTGGTCGTTCCAAAGGAGGCATGACGACCAAGATCCTGGCTTTGACCGATGCGCTGGGCAACCTTGTCCGCTTCCGCTTGATGCCCGGCCACCGCTTCGACACGGTTGGCGTTGCTCCACTCATCGACGGCATCAAGTTCGGCGCACTGCTCGCTGACAAGGCTTTCGACAGCAACGATATCGTCGCCGATCTCAACGAGCGGGGTGCAAAAATCGTCATCTCGCAGCACCCGCGACGCGCCAGACCCATCCCGCTCGACGCCGAAATGTACAAGTGGCGCCACCTCATCGAAAACTTCTTCTGCAAACTCAAGGAATTCAAGCGTATCGCCATGCGCGCCTGCAAAACCGATCGCAGCTTCGAGGCCATGATCCACCTCGCTGCAGCCGTCATCAATTCCCGGTGAATCCCCACAAGCCTTAGAACGTCTCACCAATATTGCCTCACGGACTGGCAGCTATCGCGTATAGGATCACATTGAATTAAAGCCCGGCTTTGGTCGTTCCGCGACGCGTCCCTTACCTCGACATCCTCCTTCAACCAACACTTCCAATGTAGGATTTTCTCTGATCTACCCATGGGATGCGACAACGCCCTTCCTTCTACCCCATCCCATACCCCGTGACCCGGATGGCGCGTCACAGGCGCGTGGGTGTGACCCAGGTGGCGCGTCCGCGATACCTATGCGGGGCTCAACCGAGGCCTGACCGCGACGCGCGCCCTGCCTCACCCACGCCATTCCGTCGCATTCTCGAATCCTCGATCCCCAAAAAACGCCAGCGACGGTGTGAACTTCGATGCGTGACCCGACCGCGACGGTCCTTGCCCCTCACCCCTTGACCCCGCAGACCCGACCGGCAAAAGCGGCGGCCAAACCCACCCGATAAGGATCGCACCCGCTCCCATGTCCGCCTCAACCGCCATCGCCTATCTGAACGGCCGCTTCCTGCCCCTCGAAGACGTCCGCATTTCCCCGCTCGACCGCGGCTTCCTGTTCGCCGACGGCATTTACGAAGTCGCAGCCGTGATCGACGGCAGGCTGGTCGACAGCGCCAGCCACCTCGCCCGGCTCGAACGCTCCACCGCCGCGATCGGCATCGCCCTGCCACTCAGCCTGGCCGACATCGAAGCCGCGCAGAAGGAACTGGTCGCCCGCAGCGGCCTGACCGAAGGCCTCGTCTATCTCCAGATCACCCGCGGCGCCGACGCCAGCCGCGACTTCATCGCCTCGCCCGACATCCAGCCGACCCTGTTCATGTTCATGCAGGACAAGGTGCTGGTCGATCTGCCCGGCGTGCAGACCGGCATCGCCGTCGCGACCATGCCCGACCTGCGCTGGGCGCGGCGCGACATCAAGAGCGTCGGGCTGCTGGCGCAGGCCATGGCCAAGCAGGCCGCCAACGAGGCCGGCGCGCAGGAAGCCTGGATGGTCGAGGACGGCTTCGTCACCGAAGGCGCCTCATCCACCGCCTTCATCGTCACCGACGAAGGCATCGTCACCCGCCCCTACAGCCAGTCGGTGCTGGCCGGCTGCACCGGCGCGGCGCTGACGGCGCTGGCGGAGGAAAGCGGCATCGCCGTCATCCGCCGCGCCTTCACCGTCGATGAAGCGCTGGCCGCCAAGGAGGCGTTCATCACCAGCGCCTCGACCCTGTGCCTGCCGGTGGTCCGGATCGACGGGCAGGCAGTGGGCGACGGCACGCCCGGCCCGGTCGCGATGCGACTGCGCGCGCTCTACCTCGATTTCGCCCGCGCGACGGCGGTGTGACAATTGACTCCATTATGGAGGTGGCTTCATCCTTTGTTGGGAGGATAGGAAACTTCCTGCATTCTCCCGCCAAAACGGCGACAAGCTGGACGAAAGATCGCGCCAGATGGGCGCGGCGCGCAGCCCTGCGACGCCTTTGCTCCAGACCCTATCCATAACGGGCATTGTGTGGGGCTGAAACGATCCGTTCTTGCTTTATTCTCCGTAACGAAGGTAGAACAGGATTCGGATCATGATGGAAGATTTCTCCTACGCCCACCCCCTGACCGGCCAGGCCACCCCGCTGGCGCCGCGCGACGAGCGCGCCAGCCTTTTGGTGATCGCGGACCGGATGGACGCCCGACCTGGCGCCGGTGGCCGCGGCGGCGGGCTTCCGCCTGCTGGGCGTGACCGCGCTGGCCGACGCCCCGGTCCGGCTCGACCTTCAGGCCCAGTGCGACACGGTCCTGTTCTTCTGCCCGGCCATGACGCCGCTGCTGGAACGGCTGCTGGTGCAGCTCGAAACTCAGGCGATCCAGAATGGCATGGCGGTGATCCTGGTCGCCGGGTGGGAAACGGTGGAACTCGCCTTCGCCTGCCTGCGCGGCCCGCATACGCAATTGCTCTGCGATCCCGACCGCACCGAACTGGCCGCGGCGCTGGTCGCCGCGGGCGAACATCGGCCGGTCGTCGGTCATGTCCATGAAGTCGATCGGGAAGGCGCCCGGCTCCAGCAGTTGAGCGAGGAGGTAGGCCGCCTCGCCCGCACGCTAGACGCGCTCACGGAGCGGACGCGGATGGCGACGCCCAGCTTCGACCTGGGCCCGCGCATTTCCGATCGGCCGAGCGACTATATCGGGATGCCTGCGCTGGCCCCGATCGGCACGACTGTCGGGTCGCTGGCCCAGACGGCGGAGAAAGCCGCGCCCGCGATCACCGCCGCCCAGGTCCGCGACCTGTTGCGCGCCAGGCGCATCCGCGCAGACTTCCTGCCCGGCGATCTGTTCGCCGATCCGGCCTGGGACATGATGCTGGACCTGCTTGCCGCCCGGCTGGACCATGAGCGGGTATCGGTGTCGAGCCTCTGCATCGCCGCTGCCGTGCCACCGACCACCGCGCTGCGCTGGATTCGGACGCTCACCGACAAGGGACTGGTGGAGCGGCATGCCGACCCGCATGATGGCCGCCGCGTCTTCATCGCTCTGGCGCAGGAGGCTGCCGATGCGCTCACCCGCTGGTTCGGCGCCAGCCGCCGCCTGCT
Encoded proteins:
- a CDS encoding D-amino-acid transaminase; protein product: MSASTAIAYLNGRFLPLEDVRISPLDRGFLFADGIYEVAAVIDGRLVDSASHLARLERSTAAIGIALPLSLADIEAAQKELVARSGLTEGLVYLQITRGADASRDFIASPDIQPTLFMFMQDKVLVDLPGVQTGIAVATMPDLRWARRDIKSVGLLAQAMAKQAANEAGAQEAWMVEDGFVTEGASSTAFIVTDEGIVTRPYSQSVLAGCTGAALTALAEESGIAVIRRAFTVDEALAAKEAFITSASTLCLPVVRIDGQAVGDGTPGPVAMRLRALYLDFARATAV
- the rpoN gene encoding RNA polymerase factor sigma-54; this encodes MALGPRLDIRQSQSLVMTPQLQQAIKLLALSNLEIEAFVAGELEKNPLLESGGGEDAATAPDGIDRSVDAPTLSAETGATDDLIAQGLGGADSPLDVDHGADSFIDDGPGDRMADAHGASGGGMDALSGGYSEDAPDFDSFAAPDIGLQEHLMGQARAALSGMDLFIATQLIGQISEAGYLEANLLQTAHGLGVPLFDVERVLGVIHRFDPTGVGARSLSECLALQAKEADRYDPCMARLLANLDLLAKGALPQLRRICGVDEEDMADMIAELRGYDPKPGLRFADDRAAPVTPDLFVRPAKDGWAIEINSATLPRLLVNRSYYVELATGPQDKSAKAWLADCLASANWLVKALDQRQKTIIKVASEIVRSQEAFFQQGVAHLKPLTLRAVADTIGMHESTVSRVTSNKYLSCPRGLYELKYFFTSGVSSSGGDGGSVSAEAVKSHIKALIGAEDPQAILSDDTLVDLLRAKGMDIARRTVAKYREALGIGSSVQRRRQKALKGKAA